In Leptospira sp. WS58.C1, a single genomic region encodes these proteins:
- a CDS encoding STAS domain-containing protein translates to MSLEIKVSELGQKNSRPIFHLELSGEASIYFVLDWKSKIQSLLDKNPIRIEIDTSSLEKVDSSFVQSLILLKKDSLDRSWDLAILNHPKCLLEFYDLYGLIGFFQDRIRISKKDSSEFKFSYGLEKV, encoded by the coding sequence ATGTCTTTGGAAATAAAAGTATCAGAACTCGGCCAAAAAAACTCCAGACCGATCTTTCATCTGGAACTTTCAGGAGAGGCTTCTATTTATTTTGTATTAGATTGGAAATCCAAAATACAATCTCTTTTGGATAAAAATCCGATCCGGATCGAGATCGATACTTCTTCTTTGGAAAAGGTAGACTCCAGTTTTGTTCAATCTTTAATTTTGCTAAAAAAGGATTCCCTGGATAGATCTTGGGATCTCGCCATATTAAATCATCCGAAGTGTCTATTAGAATTTTATGATCTATACGGTTTGATCGGCTTCTTTCAGGATCGTATAAGAATATCCAAAAAAGATTCTTCTGAATTTAAGTTCTCTTA
- a CDS encoding response regulator: protein MKKILIVDDSAVFRKILTLHLSQASFSVIEAEDGLQGLEKLKEGKVDLVVSDMNMPNMNGISFVKAIKEDSNHKFVPIIMLTTESQDELKNEGLKAGAKAWLTKPFSPEELLKTIQVLLV, encoded by the coding sequence ATGAAAAAAATCTTAATCGTTGATGATTCGGCCGTATTCCGAAAGATACTTACCCTCCATCTTTCTCAGGCTTCCTTTTCCGTTATTGAAGCGGAAGACGGATTACAAGGTCTTGAAAAGTTGAAAGAAGGCAAAGTGGATCTCGTAGTTAGCGATATGAATATGCCTAATATGAACGGTATATCGTTTGTAAAGGCGATCAAGGAAGACTCGAACCATAAATTTGTTCCGATCATCATGCTGACCACCGAATCACAAGATGAGCTGAAAAATGAAGGTTTAAAAGCCGGTGCAAAAGCTTGGCTTACTAAACCTTTTTCTCCCGAAGAACTTTTAAAAACCATACAGGTTTTACTCGTATAA
- a CDS encoding response regulator codes for MTNATSSVIKSKQERKSVVRDPILLVEDKLENTLMLEALCDEFGIQYHSATNGEEALEMAKANKYSFYIVDLMMPVMDGPTFIQRLKEFQPDATVLVQTALDSTDTVIEVMKLGVFDYIIKPILPDQFHKALNKAVDYRFLKASEAAIIEAESLKLRNQLEWLTYKETRRKAGDESWEKSSIHSLQTSLSQGSGIGAIISLLDMIKTEMKEEGENYLINKNMMNMVMENQEITKNLLKGLTQLLEIINRNLDKKKIKASELVDRIKHSGEFIQPYLEKKGLRLALPILKKEVELEIEIDLFLLALEEVILNAYKYCAPKTSLEVFTSINQGYFCVVVKNIVDEKPYGGVDEKYENLVLQPFFRIHPPVESVSHLERFGLGLGLTAVDQILRKHNGLFFIHNAKDHTGEQVRLCVMSELLLPIQ; via the coding sequence ATGACTAACGCAACAAGTTCCGTAATTAAAAGTAAGCAGGAGAGAAAGAGTGTAGTACGAGATCCTATACTTCTAGTTGAGGACAAGTTAGAGAATACTCTCATGCTTGAAGCTCTTTGCGATGAGTTCGGGATCCAGTATCACTCCGCTACCAACGGAGAAGAGGCCTTGGAGATGGCCAAGGCCAATAAATATTCTTTTTATATAGTGGACCTTATGATGCCTGTGATGGATGGGCCCACTTTCATCCAAAGACTAAAGGAATTCCAACCCGATGCCACTGTACTGGTACAAACAGCACTCGATTCAACGGATACGGTGATCGAAGTGATGAAACTCGGAGTATTCGATTATATAATCAAACCTATCCTTCCAGATCAATTTCATAAGGCTTTAAATAAGGCAGTAGACTATCGTTTTCTGAAGGCTAGCGAAGCCGCGATCATAGAAGCGGAAAGTCTGAAACTTAGGAACCAGTTGGAATGGTTGACTTATAAGGAAACTAGAAGAAAAGCCGGAGACGAATCCTGGGAAAAATCCTCCATTCATTCCTTGCAGACATCCCTATCCCAAGGTTCCGGGATCGGAGCGATTATTAGTTTATTGGATATGATCAAGACCGAAATGAAAGAGGAAGGTGAAAATTATCTAATTAATAAAAATATGATGAATATGGTGATGGAAAATCAGGAAATCACCAAAAATTTATTAAAAGGACTCACTCAGTTATTAGAAATTATCAATCGGAATCTTGATAAGAAAAAGATCAAGGCATCCGAACTAGTGGATAGAATAAAACATTCCGGCGAGTTCATCCAACCTTATTTGGAAAAAAAAGGACTCAGACTTGCTCTACCCATTTTAAAAAAGGAAGTCGAGTTGGAAATAGAGATCGATCTATTCCTATTAGCCTTAGAGGAAGTGATCTTAAACGCTTATAAGTATTGTGCTCCAAAAACTTCTTTAGAGGTGTTTACGAGCATCAATCAAGGATATTTCTGCGTCGTTGTAAAGAATATAGTGGATGAAAAACCTTACGGAGGTGTGGACGAAAAATATGAGAACCTGGTTTTACAACCGTTCTTCCGAATTCATCCTCCCGTAGAAAGTGTTTCCCATTTGGAAAGGTTCGGTCTAGGTCTGGGGCTAACTGCGGTAGATCAAATCCTCAGAAAACATAACGGTCTATTTTTTATTCATAACGCAAAAGACCACACCGGAGAACAGGTAAGGTTATGTGTAATGAGTGAACTATTATTACCCATTCAATGA